In Acidobacteriota bacterium, the genomic stretch CGCGCACGGGCAAAATCGGCGACCGCGTGCGCTTCCATGTCCACCGCCTTGGCCGAGTGGCGGATCGCGAGGTCGCGCTTGGCAGCCGCGCCCGCCACGTTGTGTGCGCTGACCAGGATGCCGTCACTTGCCCCGGTTCCCTTCGTCCCCTTCATTCCATGCGCGGCGCAATCCGTGCCGTCGGGCGTGACCACCTGCCGGGGCTGCATCACGTCGCCCACCCTGAGCTCGGGCGTGAGCGCGCCCGCATAGCCGGCGGAGATGTAGCCGGCAAGCTCTCCCCTGGCGTGCTTGTATAGCGTCTCCGCGGCGGCGCGCGCGGCGGCGGCGCCGATGCCCCCGCAAGTGATCACAACGTCCTCGCGCTCGTGGATGCACACCTTGCGCTCGCCCATGCGGACAACGGAGGTATCCCAGGCTTGGTCCTTGAGGAAGGGAGCAACCTCGCGCTCCAGTGCGGCGACGATGGCGAGCTTCTGGCTCATGGAGGGCCCTCGGCAGTTTAGATTCCTGCTCCGTTGCTCCGGACTTTTTATTCGAGGGTCGCCGCAACGGCCTCACCCTTCAGAAGACACAGCCGCGAGCTCTTTGACTCCTTCAACGTATCCGTGGGCGATGAACCATTCACAGGCGCGGCGCAACGCGTCGTCGATGGGGACGACGCGCCATCCCAGCTCGCGCTCTGCTTTGGCCGACGAGGCAAACATCTTCTTCTTGCCCATGCGGACAGCATCCACGGTGGCGCGCGGTTCTTTTTTCAATACGCGGCCGGTGAAGAACTCGTCGAGATACGCGAAGCCGAGCGCCACACCGTGCGGCACTTTTTTCGTCGGTGAAGGCACGCCGGAGATGGCCGCCAGCTTGTCGAGTAACTGTTTCAGCGTCACGTTCTCGCCGCCGAGGATGTAGCGCTCGCCCGGCTTGGCCTTCTCGAAGGCGAGGATGTGTCCGCGGGCGACCTCGCGCACGTCGACCACGTTCAGGCCGGTATCGACGTAGGCAGGAAACTTGCGCTTGAGGAAGTCGAGGATGATGCGTCCGGTGGGCGTGGGCTTGATGTCCTGCTCGCCGACGGGCGCGGTCGGGTTCACCACCACGACCGGCGCGCCGGACTTCCCGGCTTCGAGCG encodes the following:
- a CDS encoding NAD-dependent epimerase/dehydratase family protein, whose product is MKAFVTGSTGFVGSHVARLLAEQGAELRLLVRKTSRTDLIEGFKADRVTGDLTDPESLQQGMAGCDAVFHVAADYRLWIPDPDAMYRANVEGTRAIIRAAQEAGVRRVVYTSSVATMGFTTTGFTASGTHCDEDSPVGEPEMIGHYKRSKFLAEQVALEAGKSGAPVVVVNPTAPVGEQDIKPTPTGRIILDFLKRKFPAYVDTGLNVVDVREVARGHILAFEKAKPGERYILGGENVTLKQLLDKLAAISGVPSPTKKVPHGVALGFAYLDEFFTGRVLKKEPRATVDAVRMGKKKMFASSAKAERELGWRVVPIDDALRRACEWFIAHGYVEGVKELAAVSSEG